Part of the Pieris brassicae chromosome 11, ilPieBrab1.1, whole genome shotgun sequence genome, atacaatagCTCACCGCTCAAACGGCCATACGTAGGATAAACGACTCGATAATTCATCGCACAATGAGCCGGAGAGTAGGTCTACGGACTACGAGTAAAAGTAAGTCGCTGGTCCATCGTTggtcatgtttatttttaccttttactTATGGTGCACGTTTATTTGACGTACGTCAACACGACCtattaatattcatacttTATTGGCAGTCGGGTTCATTAATAGTTAAACGATTCTCGCTAGAAATgaatgttaattgcgcacGGCGCATGCTCTATTCTTTATACGTGGATCACGCTTAAGGCGCCGTCTAACCGTCTTTGGGCGAACTGCTCGTCGCTGAGGCCGACGACGCGGACTTTGAAGACTGCGTCGAatattaaaaggaaaatttttGCTGACTCTTAACTCGATTTCAGGTCGAGAAACCCGTGACCGAAGGTCTGTCTCACAGGACGAGAGACCAATGGGAGATCGATCGATCCTCCCTGAAGTTCGTTCGAAAACTCGGACACGGACAATTCGGGGAGGTGTGGGAGGGTCTCTGGAATAGCACTACGCCCGTCGCCATCAAGACCCTCAAATCTGGCACCATGGACCCCAAAGACTTCCTCGCGGAAGCGCAAATAATGAAGAAACTCAGACACAACAAGCTCATCCAGCTGTACGCGGTGTGCACGCTCGAAGAGCCCATATACATCATCACCGAGCTCATGAAGAACGGATCGCTGTTAGAGTTTCTGCAAGGTGCCGCAAACTAatcacaaattaattatttttatcgcaTTTCGGTCGATCGAACGAGTGAACGATCCTCATTTCCCTTTGCAGGCAAAGGCCGCGGCCTGAAGCTCCAGCAGCTGATCGACATGGCGGCGCAGATTGCCGCGGGCATGGCCTATCTGGAGTCGCAGAACTACATCCACCGAGACCTCGCGGCCAGGAACGTGCTCGTGGCCGACGCCAACATCGTCAAGATTGCCGACTTCGGCCTCGCCAGGCTGATCAAGGTATTCGCCGTAAAACTTATCTCATTTTTATTCCAACCTTCAGTTTATACTTTCGGCTCCGGACGTACgtaattactataataaataaatttaaaaaaaaccatttaatTCAGACCATTATGAGTCCATATAATGCGAACCAAAAATCGAAAATGCAGGAAGACGAATACGAGGCTCGCGTGGGCGCGCGCTTCCCCATAAAGTGGACGGCGCCGGAGGCGGCCAACTACAGCAAGTTCTCCATCAAGTCCGACGTGTGGTCCTTCGGCATCCTGCTCACCGAGCTCGTCACCTACGGCCGGACGCCCTACCCGGGCATGTCCAACGCCGAGGTGATGCACCAGGTGGAGCACGGGTACCGCATGCCCTGCCCGCCCAACTGCCCGCCCGCTCTCTACGAGATCATGCTAGAGTGCTGGCACAAGGACGCGCTCAAGCGACCGACCTTCGAGACTCTGCAGTGGAAGCTCGAGGACTTCTTCACGATGGACAACTCGGAGTACAAGGAGGCGTCCGCCTACTGAGCCCGGCCCGCCCTGCCCGCCCGCCGACACGCGCCGCCCGCGCCGCGCCCCGTCCTCCACCGGGACGACTGCCGCGCGCCGCCCGAGCTGCCGCTGCACGCCAGCGCCTCGCTGCAGCAGCTGCGGACGCAGCGGCCGAGGCGCCCGCTGCCCCACTCGGCCACGCTGGCCGCGGTGCCCCTCTGTCCCCATCGCCGGCCCCGCCAGTGAGTTCGAGCGGAGACGCGCGTCCGAAGCGAACTAGGTTCGGCAGGGATTTACGACTACGACTAGGGATGGACTGATTCGCATCTTTACATATTTATCTATCGCCTCCGACTCGCTCCGAGAGGACGTATTTGTAAGAGTTAATTTATGTACGTATCTGTAGCAGTAGACGCCCGACTTCTCTCGGCGGCCATTTCGGGGACTCGAAGGAAGCGTCTCCGGGCTCGCACATGTAAATAGCACCGCTCGAGCGGACTCGAGGAGCTCGAGCCGCACAAACTCACCTTTTACCTTTACCGACGGAGACTCGAACTTTACTTTTAGTATTTACCGGTTGAGCGCCGTCGCGGAGCCCGGAGACGCTCGAGCGGAGGCGGCCCCGGCCGAGGGAATCGCCTAGGTTTATTTAGTTAGCCAATTTAAGCAGCGGTTCGCGGTTTCGAGCCGAACTGAGGTCTCATTACCTCCGAGTAtcgattaattatatttaagcaGATAATGTAACGGTTAcgattattatacatatttcactcatttgtaaagattttttaacactaaatataaatgtgaaataagttttgtttcattCGCCCCTCTCCCCCTCCCTCCCTCCCTAGACGCCCCCGAGGATTCGAAATGGAAGACGACGAGGATTCAAGAATCgagtatattttgtaatttataaaatacattcgaCAACGTGGACTTCCGCTCGTCGCTCAGCCCCCCTTCGGCCTCCAGCTCGCTCAGGCGACGCACGTTCTCTTCCAGTCTGAATATTAAATCTTCGCATTCGCCGTCGCTTAACTTCATCCTTTTGGAAGGAGGTCGTCCGGCGTCGGCGTCGTCCGGCGGAGACTCGTCCGAGAGGCATCCGTGACGAAAGCGAAGACCCCGGACGCTTCGCAACCGTTCTTCGAACTGCGAAGTTCGACGACGAGGCTCTCGATCCGCCAACGCACCGGCCAGAGTCGGATCTTCTCGAACGACTCCTTCGACTCTCTCGAATCTCTGGAGCGTGACGAATGCGTGCCGGCGTATCTGGTCGTCCGCGTGCAGCAACTCGGCGAACACGTCCCGCGAGAGATCGTCCCGGTCGACGAAGCCTCTCTCGTAAAACGAACAATACTTCTGAAACAGAACGAACGCGACGTTCTCGTCGCCGCTCCTCAACAGGTCTCCGATCGTGCCGTGAATCTGTGAAGAGAGAGGAGAGGGCGGTCAGATCCAGCGCGATCCGTTCGACCGCCTCGGAGACGGGAGACGAGCCCCACCTTGCGGACGGCCTCCTCGGACAAGAAACGTTCGAACGTTTCCGTGAGAGCGGTCAATCGCCGAATCCTTTCGCAGCGTCGCGCCCCGTCGGCCTCGCCCCTCCGCAACTCGCCCCACAGAGTCGACAACGTTCCGGATATCAAATCCGCCCGCCTGTCGCCACCGGCGACGACCGGCGGTAACTGGAAAAGTAAAATTcacgattttaatattaaaaatatgtgtctTTATTGAATCGGTCGTTTCTCTAATAACGTTACACTGAATCGCCTCACCGCGTTTTCCATTTCGTCGTTATCGAGGAACCCCTTCAGCATCGTCACGAACGAACCGACCGCCTTCTGCCGTCCTCCCACTTCTGTCGGCGTCGATCCCGACCATAAATCGAAATGATCTTCTATTTTGTACGAATTGAGTATTCTTTCCCTGTCTCGTCTCGCGCACAGCCCGAATACATTCCTTACGACTCGGGTCAGGTGGACCGTTTGCGGAGATCGGTGAAACGTCGGCTTCCGAGCGAGG contains:
- the LOC123716070 gene encoding tyrosine-protein kinase Src42A isoform X3; translated protein: MDAWVFEAETRRALNKKWYFRKIKRIEAEKKLLLPENEHGAFLIRDSESRHNDFSLSVRDGDTVKHYRIRQLDEGGFFIARRTTFRTLQELVEHYSKDADGLCVSLSKPCVQVEKPVTEGLSHRTRDQWEIDRSSLKFVRKLGHGQFGEVWEGLWNSTTPVAIKTLKSGTMDPKDFLAEAQIMKKLRHNKLIQLYAVCTLEEPIYIITELMKNGSLLEFLQGKGRGLKLQQLIDMAAQIAAGMAYLESQNYIHRDLAARNVLVADANIVKIADFGLARLIKEDEYEARVGARFPIKWTAPEAANYSKFSIKSDVWSFGILLTELVTYGRTPYPGMSNAEVMHQVEHGYRMPCPPNCPPALYEIMLECWHKDALKRPTFETLQWKLEDFFTMDNSEYKEASAY
- the LOC123716070 gene encoding tyrosine-protein kinase Src42A isoform X2; the protein is MGNCFSSAGEKDSKNKNERVNTHEEDPRQFQTPVPTPPPDPIRSVVNQGPDTSEVPPTRIFVALYDYDARTDEDLSFRKGEHLEILNDTQGDWWLARSKKTKQEGYIPSNYVARLQSIEAEPWYFRKIKRIEAEKKLLLPENEHGAFLIRDSESRHNDFSLSVRDGDTVKHYRIRQLDEGGFFIARRTTFRTLQELVEHYSKDADGLCVSLSKPCVQVEKPVTEGLSHRTRDQWEIDRSSLKFVRKLGHGQFGEVWEGLWNSTTPVAIKTLKSGTMDPKDFLAEAQIMKKLRHNKLIQLYAVCTLEEPIYIITELMKNGSLLEFLQGKGRGLKLQQLIDMAAQIAAGMAYLESQNYIHRDLAARNVLVADANIVKIADFGLARLIKEDEYEARVGARFPIKWTAPEAANYSKFSIKSDVWSFGILLTELVTYGRTPYPGMSNAEVMHQVEHGYRMPCPPNCPPALYEIMLECWHKDALKRPTFETLQWKLEDFFTMDNSEYKEASAY